Genomic segment of Rhodococcus rhodochrous:
GGAGCCGATCGCATCGGTCCCGTCGGTCGGGGTGGTGTCGCGGGCCGCGGCGAGGCAGCGGCGCATCACCACGGACTTGACGAGGGTCTCCTCGAGTTCGTCGTCCGGATCGGACAGCGCCACGATCGCCCCGCCGATCCCGAAGGTGACCTCGTGGGCGGTGGCGACGAGGGTGCGGATGACCACCGACAGGTCGGCGGCACCGGTCGGCGACAGATATCCGATGGCCCCGGAGTACACCCCGCGGGGGCCGTCCTCGAGCTTGTCGATGATCTCCATGGTGCGCAGCTTCGGGGCACCGGTCATCGATCCGCCGGGGAAGGCGGCGCGCACACAGTCCACCGCCGAGACGTCCGGGCGCAGCGTGCCGCGCACCGTGGACACCAGCTGATGCACCGCCGCATAGGTTTCCACCGCGAACAGTGCCGGCACGTGCACCGAGCCGGGCACGCACACCCTTGATAGGTCGTTGCGCACCAGATCGACGATCATCAGGTTCTCGGAGCGGTCCTTCTCGCTGGCCCACAGTCCGTCCCGCAACGCGGCGTCCTCGCCGGGGGTGCGGCCGCGTGGGCGGGTGCCCTTGATCGGTTTCGATTCGACGGTGCCGTCGGCGTCGATGCGCAGGAACCGTTCCGGGGAGGCGCTGAGCACCGCGACCTCGGGGAAGTCGAGCAGCGCACTGTAGGGGGTGGGGCTGATGCGGCGCAACGCCCGGTAGGTGCTCAGCGGGTCGATGCCACCGTCGACGGTGACGGTGTTCGTCAGACACACCTCGTAGGTCTCGCCGCTGCGGATCTCGTTCTGGCACTGGGCGATCAGATCGAGATAACGCTGCGGGGAGTGCCGCAGCCGCAATTGCGGGCCACCGTCCGCGCCGATCAGCGGCACCGGGATCTGCTCGTCGGTCACCGGTTCGGGCAGCGCCGACAGGATCGCGGCGGTCGCGTCGAACCAGGCGAGGGTCTCGGGATCGTCGGTGTCCTCGGTCAGGGCGAGCAGATAGCAGCAGCGGTCGTCGTGGTCGACGACCACCGCCCGGTCGGCGAAGACCAGCGCGGCGTCGGCGTAGGGGGAGGTGTGCACGAGTTGCGCGCCGGCGTCGGCCTTGAGTTCGTAGCCGAGATAGCCGACATAGCCGAGCGCGAACCCGAACGGCAGGTCGTCGCGGGCGGCGACGCGGCGCTCCGCGAGGCGGGCGGTGAGATGGTCGAAGACGGGGCGGCGGTGTTCCTCGACGGTGCCGTCGGCGCGGTGTTCGCGCACGATGCCCTCCCCGACCCGGTAGGTCAGGTAGTCGGCGCGGGGTCCGGCGCCGTTGCCGAGGACGGTGAACCGCGACTGCGGCTCCAGCGCGGCGCTGCCGTCGAGCCAGAAGCCGTGCGGGCCGGCGGCGAAGAGCGCCTCGTAGACGGCGGACGGGTCGGGGTGCAGCGGCAGCCG
This window contains:
- the pabB gene encoding aminodeoxychorismate synthase component I codes for the protein MSAPRPIRTVLIDNYDSFTYNLYDLITRVNGIPPRVLTNDRSWDELVAEPFDNIVISPGPGRPDRARDFGISARALTDAGVPLLGVCLGHQGLCQLFGSAVITAPEPVHGRTSPILHDGTGLFAGLPSPFEAVRYHSLIADPVPDELVATAHTPDGLLMAVAHRHRPLWGVQFHPESIGTAHGAQLLANFRDATPPRSPITVTAPADPEPAPEPAPRYLLASRRLPLHPDPSAVYEALFAAGPHGFWLDGSAALEPQSRFTVLGNGAGPRADYLTYRVGEGIVREHRADGTVEEHRRPVFDHLTARLAERRVAARDDLPFGFALGYVGYLGYELKADAGAQLVHTSPYADAALVFADRAVVVDHDDRCCYLLALTEDTDDPETLAWFDATAAILSALPEPVTDEQIPVPLIGADGGPQLRLRHSPQRYLDLIAQCQNEIRSGETYEVCLTNTVTVDGGIDPLSTYRALRRISPTPYSALLDFPEVAVLSASPERFLRIDADGTVESKPIKGTRPRGRTPGEDAALRDGLWASEKDRSENLMIVDLVRNDLSRVCVPGSVHVPALFAVETYAAVHQLVSTVRGTLRPDVSAVDCVRAAFPGGSMTGAPKLRTMEIIDKLEDGPRGVYSGAIGYLSPTGAADLSVVIRTLVATAHEVTFGIGGAIVALSDPDDELEETLVKSVVMRRCLAAARDTTPTDGTDAIGSADPDDLVDGPPVLPGRAGP